In a genomic window of Planctomycetota bacterium:
- the aroA gene encoding 3-phosphoshikimate 1-carboxyvinyltransferase, translating to MILNINHRNKPVKGTIYPHTNGIGVGVYPPGDKSIAQRAIILASIAEGKSILRNVPLSDDCLSVIRCIRQLGVEVEVSEILRGVYPERDSSVAEFTLNKMNVLPQNDRERRTQNDKRGMMTAVVTIKGRGLYGLKKSSKPLNVGESGTAARLLTGLLAGQRFPSVITGKKTLLNRPMKRVIEPLIKMGAKIKSEGGRLPLRIYPSELKGIKYVMPVASAQVKSAILLAGLYADGETVVREKIPTRDHTERLLRVMGASVDKIANGELRMASCNNSSLNRLNTEIPGDFSSAAYFIAAGLLIPGSEVVIKNVGLNPYRIGLLKILKKMGARVSQITNHKSQITNPEPIGDITVKYSQLKGVNIPEGIIPFLIDEIPILALIATQAKGITVIKGAGELRVKETDRIKAIVTELAKLGADIRETASGMIIKGPTKLQGAACSSHNDHRMVMTLAIAGLISEGRTKISGFEVVNKSFPSFLDYAIFKKSNNRI from the coding sequence ATGATTCTTAATATCAACCATCGCAATAAACCAGTCAAAGGCACGATTTACCCCCACACCAATGGAATTGGTGTGGGGGTTTACCCGCCCGGAGATAAGTCCATTGCCCAGCGCGCTATTATTCTGGCATCCATAGCCGAGGGGAAAAGCATATTAAGAAATGTTCCTCTTTCGGATGATTGTTTGTCGGTGATTAGGTGTATCAGGCAATTAGGGGTTGAGGTTGAGGTCAGTGAGATTCTTCGCGGAGTTTATCCTGAGCGAGATTCTTCGGTCGCGGAGTTTACACTGAATAAAATGAATGTGCTCCCTCAGAATGACAGAGAGCGAAGGACTCAGAATGACAAAAGGGGCATGATGACAGCAGTGGTTACAATCAAAGGCAGGGGGCTTTATGGGTTGAAGAAATCATCCAAACCTCTGAATGTCGGCGAGTCAGGCACAGCCGCCCGACTCCTGACCGGTTTACTGGCCGGACAGAGATTCCCGTCTGTTATCACCGGGAAAAAAACACTGCTCAATCGGCCGATGAAGCGGGTGATTGAGCCGTTAATTAAAATGGGCGCTAAGATAAAATCTGAAGGCGGCAGATTGCCGCTTCGGATTTATCCATCCGAATTAAAAGGTATTAAATATGTAATGCCTGTAGCCAGCGCGCAGGTCAAGTCCGCCATACTCCTGGCTGGTCTTTATGCGGATGGCGAAACGGTTGTACGGGAGAAGATTCCTACCCGCGACCATACAGAGCGGCTATTGCGGGTGATGGGAGCATCTGTAGACAAAATTGCGAATGGCGAATTGCGAATGGCGAGTTGTAATAACAGTTCATTAAATCGTCTAAACACAGAAATCCCTGGCGATTTTTCGTCCGCGGCTTATTTTATCGCGGCCGGGTTATTGATACCTGGGTCGGAGGTCGTAATTAAGAATGTCGGGCTGAATCCGTATCGGATTGGGTTACTAAAGATTCTGAAGAAGATGGGGGCGAGGGTGTCACAAATCACAAATCACAAATCACAAATCACAAATCCCGAACCCATCGGCGACATCACTGTGAAATATTCTCAACTTAAAGGCGTGAATATTCCTGAAGGAATCATTCCCTTCCTGATTGACGAAATCCCCATTCTTGCCCTGATTGCTACTCAGGCAAAGGGCATAACCGTTATCAAAGGCGCGGGCGAGTTGCGGGTCAAGGAAACCGACCGGATAAAGGCCATTGTTACAGAACTGGCTAAACTGGGTGCTGATATCAGGGAGACGGCGAGCGGTATGATTATCAAAGGGCCGACCAAACTTCAGGGAGCGGCCTGTTCGTCTCATAATGACCATCGGATGGTGATGACGCTGGCCATTGCCGGCCTGATTTCTGAAGGCCGAACTAAAATATCAGGGTTTGAAGTAGTCAATAAATCATTCCCATCGTTTTTGGATTATGCTATATTTAAGAAATCTAACAACAGGATTTAG
- a CDS encoding NAD(P)/FAD-dependent oxidoreductase, with the protein MEKFQTIIIGGGAAGLMAAITSAKQGFKTAIIEKNKALGRKILVTGNGRCNLTNIDISPDKYYGQNTKCLHSIFNRFSSKDAMVFFEHLGAQLKTEEAGRVFPVTNQASTIVDLLIEEVERLGIKVHLQESVRNLDSPLEFTPLDSRLRGNDKRGGNDSGGRNGWKVETHRGEYQADNVILAVGGQSYPQLGTTGDGFMLAHKLGHRIIEPRPALVPLELVGNWFHKLQGVKSDVELILTAQGKIVVKEVGELLFTHYGISGPIVLNMSRLINTPHSEFTINFFPGNDVDKLKALLSKRWQAHPQKTLANSLIGLLPKKLCDVLTTELKLADRQVSQLTKQDVQFIAERLIRWSIAVKKPRPFEEAMVTAGGVAMDEINTRTMESLKAKGLYLAGEILDIDGVSGGYNLQFAWSTGYIAGLQGTVPKIVNNYRDNLKSLTQEQKGYKLN; encoded by the coding sequence ATGGAGAAATTCCAAACGATTATCATTGGGGGCGGGGCAGCAGGATTAATGGCCGCCATCACTTCGGCCAAACAGGGCTTTAAGACCGCTATTATTGAGAAGAATAAGGCGCTGGGGCGCAAGATTCTGGTTACCGGCAACGGACGCTGTAATCTGACCAATATTGATATTTCACCTGATAAATATTACGGCCAGAATACCAAGTGCCTGCATAGTATCTTTAACCGGTTTTCCTCTAAAGACGCTATGGTGTTTTTTGAGCATCTGGGCGCGCAACTCAAGACCGAGGAGGCCGGGCGGGTATTCCCGGTGACCAACCAGGCATCTACTATCGTTGACCTGCTGATAGAAGAGGTTGAGCGATTAGGAATAAAGGTGCATTTGCAGGAGAGCGTCCGAAATCTGGATTCTCCGCTGGAGTTTACCCCGCTGGATTCCCGCCTACGCGGGAATGACAAGCGGGGCGGGAATGACAGTGGGGGGCGGAACGGCTGGAAGGTGGAGACACACCGCGGCGAGTATCAGGCGGATAATGTTATTCTGGCTGTAGGCGGCCAGAGTTACCCACAGTTAGGCACAACCGGAGACGGATTTATGCTGGCCCATAAATTAGGCCATCGGATTATCGAACCGCGGCCGGCGCTGGTGCCTCTGGAATTAGTCGGTAACTGGTTTCATAAACTCCAGGGCGTGAAATCAGATGTGGAGTTGATATTGACTGCGCAGGGCAAGATTGTGGTTAAAGAAGTCGGTGAACTGCTTTTTACCCATTATGGCATTTCAGGTCCGATAGTGCTTAATATGAGCAGGTTGATAAATACACCTCATAGTGAATTTACGATAAACTTTTTTCCGGGCAATGACGTGGATAAACTTAAGGCATTGCTCTCCAAGCGCTGGCAGGCGCATCCGCAAAAAACACTGGCTAATTCGTTGATTGGTTTATTGCCCAAGAAATTATGTGATGTCCTGACTACAGAACTGAAACTGGCTGACAGGCAAGTCAGTCAATTAACTAAGCAAGACGTGCAGTTTATTGCCGAACGCCTGATTCGTTGGTCGATAGCGGTCAAAAAGCCGCGTCCTTTTGAAGAGGCAATGGTCACCGCCGGCGGCGTGGCTATGGATGAGATTAATACCCGGACTATGGAATCGCTCAAGGCCAAGGGATTGTATTTAGCCGGTGAGATACTGGATATTGACGGTGTTTCAGGCGGTTATAACCTCCAGTTCGCCTGGAGCACGGGCTATATCGCAGGGTTGCAAGGGACAGTGCCGAAAATAGTGAATAACTATAGGGATAATCTTAAATCATTGACGCAGGAACAGAAGGGGTATAAACTGAATTAG
- the radC gene encoding DNA repair protein RadC, whose protein sequence is MDESFKIRDWPSSARPRERLQELGSGALSDIELLAVIMGRGVKGGNVLDIAQDLLDKFRCLKDIANASVEELCEIKGIGLAKATQIKAGLELGIRVGKQSILGTDRPRILGFTDVANLLGGKLRNMKKESFILLALDTRSHLIKEIEVSRGSLNASIVHPREVFKEAISASAASVILVHNHPSGDHAPSDDDIKLTKRLIEVGKLVDIEVLDHIIIGGEEEPYSMKRNKLI, encoded by the coding sequence ATGGATGAATCATTTAAGATTCGGGATTGGCCGTCATCAGCCCGGCCCAGGGAGCGGCTTCAGGAACTCGGTTCCGGCGCGCTTTCCGATATTGAATTGCTGGCGGTTATTATGGGACGCGGCGTTAAAGGCGGAAATGTTCTTGATATTGCCCAAGACCTGCTTGATAAGTTCAGGTGTCTTAAGGACATTGCCAATGCCTCGGTAGAGGAACTTTGTGAGATTAAGGGCATCGGTCTGGCCAAGGCCACCCAGATTAAGGCCGGACTGGAATTGGGCATACGGGTTGGCAAGCAATCTATATTAGGAACAGACCGGCCCCGTATCCTTGGGTTTACTGATGTGGCAAACCTGCTGGGCGGTAAACTCCGTAATATGAAAAAGGAATCTTTTATCCTGCTGGCTCTTGATACCAGAAGCCATCTTATTAAGGAGATAGAAGTATCCAGGGGCAGCTTGAACGCCAGTATTGTCCATCCGCGCGAGGTGTTTAAGGAGGCAATTTCAGCCAGCGCCGCCTCGGTTATTCTGGTGCATAATCATCCGTCAGGCGATCATGCGCCATCTGATGACGATATTAAACTGACCAAACGCCTGATCGAGGTCGGCAAATTAGTTGACATAGAGGTATTAGATCATATTATTATCGGGGGCGAGGAAGAACCTTATAGCATGAAAAGGAATAAGCTCATATAG
- the gatA gene encoding Asp-tRNA(Asn)/Glu-tRNA(Gln) amidotransferase subunit GatA — translation MELYKQGALEIKNLIVGKKVTAHEVVTDLFKHIDQTEPKIKAYLTLTNNSAIQQAEKVDEKIKRGDKLGRLAGIPIAIKDNICTDGIKTTCGSKILGNFVPPYDAHVIKRIKAEDGIIIGKTNMDEFAMGSSCENSAFYPTHNPHDLARVPGGSSGGSAAAVASHMTSLALGSDTGGSIRQPASFCGIVGLKPTYGLVSRYGLIAFASSLDQIGPMTRSVSDAALLLQVITGYDKQDSTSVNVPVPDYLKEIDKDIKGIRIGLPKEYFADGIDKDIKDSVRQGIKKLEKAGAKIVDVSLPNTEYGIATYYIIAPSEASSNLARYDGSIYGYRADGCSGLKDMLSQTRSQGFGPEVKRRIMLGTFALSSGYYDAYYLRALKVRRLIRQDFDEAFKQVDVIIGPTSPIPPFKIGENINDPLKMYLSDVLTVTANLAGIPGISIPAGKDSHNLPVGMHVLGKPFDEATILRVARAFEQL, via the coding sequence ATGGAATTGTATAAACAGGGCGCATTAGAAATCAAGAATCTGATTGTCGGTAAGAAGGTTACGGCGCATGAGGTTGTAACTGACTTATTTAAGCACATAGACCAGACCGAACCGAAAATCAAGGCATACCTGACGCTCACCAATAATTCTGCCATACAGCAGGCAGAGAAGGTGGATGAGAAAATAAAGCGCGGTGATAAATTAGGCCGGCTGGCCGGTATCCCGATTGCCATTAAGGACAATATCTGCACTGATGGTATCAAGACCACATGTGGCTCCAAGATACTGGGGAATTTCGTCCCGCCTTATGATGCGCATGTGATAAAGCGTATCAAGGCAGAGGACGGTATAATTATCGGCAAGACCAATATGGACGAGTTTGCCATGGGCTCGTCCTGCGAGAATTCGGCATTCTATCCGACGCATAATCCGCACGATTTAGCGCGCGTGCCGGGCGGTTCGTCCGGCGGTTCAGCCGCGGCTGTGGCTTCTCATATGACTTCTTTGGCTCTGGGTTCTGATACCGGCGGCTCTATCAGGCAACCCGCCTCTTTCTGCGGTATCGTTGGCTTAAAACCCACTTACGGCCTGGTCTCACGTTACGGCTTGATTGCCTTTGCATCATCATTAGACCAGATTGGGCCGATGACCCGAAGCGTCTCTGATGCGGCTTTGCTTTTGCAGGTTATTACCGGATACGATAAACAGGATTCTACCTCGGTTAATGTGCCTGTTCCGGATTATCTAAAAGAGATTGACAAGGATATCAAGGGCATAAGAATCGGTCTGCCCAAGGAGTATTTTGCTGATGGGATTGATAAGGATATTAAAGATTCCGTAAGGCAGGGCATTAAGAAATTGGAGAAGGCCGGGGCGAAGATTGTGGATGTTTCTCTGCCGAATACCGAATACGGTATTGCCACGTATTATATTATCGCGCCGTCCGAGGCATCATCCAATCTGGCGCGCTATGACGGAAGCATTTACGGATACCGGGCTGATGGATGCTCCGGTTTAAAGGATATGCTCAGCCAGACGCGCAGTCAGGGATTTGGTCCGGAAGTAAAGCGCCGGATTATGCTGGGCACCTTTGCGCTCTCCAGCGGATATTATGATGCCTATTATCTTCGGGCGCTAAAGGTGCGGCGGCTCATCAGGCAGGATTTTGATGAGGCGTTTAAGCAGGTGGATGTGATTATCGGGCCGACCTCGCCGATTCCGCCGTTTAAGATAGGGGAGAACATCAATGACCCGTTGAAGATGTACCTGAGCGACGTGCTGACGGTCACGGCAAACCTGGCCGGCATACCGGGGATTTCCATACCGGCTGGCAAGGATTCACATAACCTGCCGGTTGGGATGCATGTTTTAGGCAAGCCGTTTGACGAGGCAACCATATTGCGCGTGGCCCGGGCGTTTGAGCAGCTATAG
- a CDS encoding O-antigen ligase family protein: MMLILIITIFILLGFLVFIKPTLGLMIILLSTLFLPEVQFGAVATAVGKQREISLRPEDFFLVLVALGWLAERTIRRQAPSIIATPLTLPIIALSILMVFSTLLGIMAGTTTAGAGFFYTLKRIQYFVVFFLVIGNIRTLKDIRNNINLLFLFAAGVAIWAIVEYFISEKRITGPFLRMGQPPILGGFFLIIIFLAIGFLIRYQSFRIKLPMLIIIILSFLVIIFTRTRSSYVGGAIGLAVVSILHRKPYLLLVPLALIILTESFFSEPIKEAAYSIQGVWRRPAEQSLAPSWDARVGAWEAAWPEIKNNPLFGLGAGSYPLGWIDSQYVIDAVYMGLLGVAAFIWLLIRIFKNIYPLSKIPLSPESENDKYISALSAGYLGGLVALLVHGIAVTNFYTVRTMIPFWFLSGLVMVAYHIYHQKMSPDDLKA; this comes from the coding sequence ATGATGCTTATCTTAATTATTACAATATTTATTTTATTGGGTTTTCTGGTATTCATAAAGCCGACGCTCGGGCTGATGATTATTTTATTAAGCACCCTATTTTTGCCTGAGGTTCAATTTGGCGCTGTCGCAACCGCGGTCGGCAAACAAAGAGAGATTTCACTCCGCCCGGAGGATTTTTTCCTGGTACTGGTTGCCCTGGGCTGGCTGGCTGAACGCACCATCAGGCGCCAGGCCCCGTCAATCATCGCCACGCCTCTGACCCTGCCCATAATCGCGCTGTCAATACTAATGGTATTCAGCACTCTGCTGGGAATCATGGCCGGCACCACGACAGCCGGCGCGGGATTCTTCTACACGCTTAAAAGAATCCAGTACTTTGTCGTCTTCTTCCTGGTTATCGGTAACATCAGAACATTAAAGGATATCAGGAATAACATTAACCTGCTGTTTCTGTTTGCCGCCGGTGTGGCCATCTGGGCGATTGTGGAGTATTTCATCTCGGAAAAGCGAATCACCGGGCCATTTCTGCGAATGGGACAGCCGCCGATCCTGGGAGGTTTTTTCCTGATTATTATATTCCTGGCAATCGGCTTCTTAATCAGATATCAAAGTTTCCGGATAAAATTACCGATGCTCATAATCATAATATTGTCATTCCTGGTGATTATTTTTACCAGAACCCGTTCATCATATGTAGGAGGAGCCATCGGGCTGGCGGTGGTCAGTATTCTGCACAGAAAACCCTATTTGCTGCTTGTGCCTCTGGCGTTGATAATTCTGACCGAATCGTTTTTCTCAGAGCCAATAAAAGAAGCGGCTTATAGCATTCAGGGTGTATGGCGGCGGCCGGCGGAGCAAAGCCTGGCACCGTCATGGGACGCCCGAGTCGGCGCCTGGGAAGCCGCCTGGCCGGAAATCAAAAACAATCCCCTATTCGGACTCGGCGCCGGCTCATACCCGCTCGGCTGGATAGACAGCCAATATGTAATCGACGCGGTTTATATGGGGCTGTTAGGGGTCGCGGCATTTATCTGGCTATTAATAAGAATCTTCAAGAATATATATCCGCTCAGTAAAATTCCTTTATCGCCGGAATCTGAAAACGATAAGTATATATCCGCGCTATCGGCCGGATATTTAGGTGGGCTGGTTGCCTTGCTGGTTCACGGGATTGCGGTAACTAACTTTTACACCGTCCGAACCATGATACCATTCTGGTTCCTAAGCGGGCTGGTCATGGTGGCTTATCATATCTATCATCAAAAAATGTCGCCTGACGATTTAAAGGCCTGA
- a CDS encoding FkbM family methyltransferase → MMNKIIKAAALLKNNPDLFLKRLAAEIRGFRALPNHPIQKRINGIMFEFDFTYDPAIRDMFLNKYEIPTLAAMKKILKPGATFIDVGANIGYLSAIGAGLVGKTGSVHGFEPVPEHFQKAHKMAAMNPDYKITVQPLALGEKEGLAQIDITSKANIGWNTMVPGFMKPETKKRTIDISVRRLDGYIREYNLENITLIKIDVEGFEFPVLKGMRGFLDNPLNRPAILCEIGLDACELLGYQLKELFDYMKGFGYIPFDMNNKRIEWPDIKELSNILFIPPGGQSRK, encoded by the coding sequence ATGATGAACAAGATTATTAAAGCCGCAGCGCTCCTGAAAAACAACCCGGATTTATTCCTTAAAAGGTTGGCCGCGGAAATCAGAGGGTTCCGAGCTTTACCTAACCACCCGATCCAAAAAAGAATCAACGGAATCATGTTTGAATTCGATTTTACCTATGACCCGGCTATTCGGGATATGTTCCTGAATAAATACGAAATACCCACTCTCGCGGCAATGAAGAAAATACTAAAACCGGGCGCTACTTTTATTGATGTCGGCGCAAATATCGGATACCTTTCCGCCATTGGAGCCGGCTTGGTCGGGAAGACCGGGTCAGTTCATGGTTTTGAACCCGTGCCCGAGCATTTTCAAAAAGCCCATAAAATGGCGGCCATGAACCCGGATTATAAAATTACCGTCCAGCCGCTGGCTTTAGGCGAAAAAGAAGGACTGGCTCAAATTGATATCACCAGTAAGGCTAATATCGGCTGGAATACTATGGTCCCGGGATTTATGAAACCGGAAACTAAAAAACGGACTATTGATATATCCGTCAGGCGGCTGGACGGGTATATCAGGGAATATAACCTGGAAAACATCACCTTGATAAAAATTGATGTGGAAGGATTTGAATTTCCGGTATTAAAAGGAATGCGCGGTTTCCTGGACAATCCGCTTAATCGCCCCGCTATATTATGCGAAATCGGCCTTGACGCCTGCGAGCTTTTGGGCTACCAGCTTAAAGAATTGTTTGATTACATGAAAGGATTCGGCTATATCCCTTTCGACATGAATAATAAAAGAATAGAATGGCCTGATATAAAAGAACTCAGCAACATTCTGTTTATCCCGCCCGGTGGCCAATCCCGTAAATGA
- a CDS encoding glycosyltransferase has protein sequence MKPTVSIIIPVYNHQDFIASCIKSVLAQTYNDWEIITINDGSTDDTAKIIKGFSDQRIRYIYQEHIGVYRLGETYNKALSLAKGEFIAILEGDDYWPEYKLERQIPLFDNPRVILSYGDCFTVNEKGRITKKYRPGLAVPDKNIRENRPVGMSLKAFLQHELFSCAVTVCLRKNALLKIGGFISSPYIPAVDSPTFCALAMEGEFGYLPEPLGYWRQHSKNTTLVELFNFRSASFRLDFINKYQKRIEALKTDINISQIEKNLRRLENKFNLSKEYWKAATHLGMKEYRPARQYFLRYLKRRRKRFISSALSLLGIFSSYTGLDLIHLVGSVRKFINTVSGHATF, from the coding sequence ATGAAACCAACGGTTTCTATTATAATCCCGGTTTATAACCACCAGGACTTTATCGCATCCTGCATAAAGTCGGTGCTTGCGCAAACTTATAATGACTGGGAAATAATTACTATAAACGACGGCTCTACTGATGATACCGCAAAAATAATAAAGGGATTCAGCGACCAGCGGATTAGATACATATACCAGGAACATATCGGGGTTTACCGGTTGGGGGAAACATACAATAAAGCCCTGTCTCTGGCTAAGGGCGAGTTTATCGCCATTCTGGAGGGAGATGATTATTGGCCCGAATATAAACTTGAGCGCCAGATACCCCTTTTTGATAACCCACGGGTAATCTTAAGTTACGGCGATTGTTTTACGGTCAACGAAAAAGGAAGGATTACAAAAAAATATCGCCCCGGCTTAGCGGTGCCTGATAAAAACATCAGGGAAAATCGGCCGGTGGGCATGTCGCTAAAAGCATTCTTGCAACACGAATTGTTCAGCTGCGCGGTAACGGTCTGCCTAAGGAAAAACGCCCTCCTGAAAATAGGCGGCTTCATTTCATCGCCTTATATACCAGCGGTGGACTCGCCGACCTTCTGCGCCCTGGCCATGGAAGGAGAGTTCGGGTATTTACCTGAACCGCTGGGGTATTGGCGCCAGCATAGTAAAAATACTACTTTGGTAGAACTCTTTAATTTCAGGTCAGCCAGCTTTCGGCTGGATTTTATCAATAAATACCAAAAAAGAATTGAAGCGCTCAAAACAGACATAAACATATCTCAAATCGAAAAAAACCTTAGGCGCTTAGAGAATAAATTTAATTTAAGCAAAGAATATTGGAAAGCGGCAACGCATTTAGGAATGAAAGAATACCGTCCGGCACGGCAATATTTCCTCCGATACCTGAAAAGACGCCGGAAACGATTTATATCCTCTGCACTGTCACTGCTGGGTATCTTCTCCTCTTATACCGGGTTGGATTTAATACATTTGGTCGGCTCTGTCAGAAAATTCATAAATACTGTCTCAGGACATGCCACGTTCTGA
- a CDS encoding glycosyltransferase, which yields MPIQIIRQKNNPLVSIIIPSLDGYRAGNVPKLIQGLNDQAFQDFELLMVTGEKPSSRARNLGVQSAQGEIVVFFDDDVTLGDDKVVENLITPLVKQSSITNRQSPIGITGASTLIPPDANRFQRQCTEEFSRFQFPVVSEIVETDMAHQAGLAIKKNVYIKIGQENEDLFFGTDPDLRYRVRQAGYKVVVVPHTWVYHPPPLNIRELLKGVFQRGKNAAYVFWHYPHLVYETPAGEVKNFIPKRTLLYRTIRFVIQNIDAFINLRLIFLSARITYGLGYIIGLAKQLTRGEFFPQRPAGEASKQQIQD from the coding sequence ATGCCAATTCAAATTATCCGTCAGAAAAATAATCCATTGGTGTCAATAATCATCCCTTCCCTGGACGGTTATCGGGCCGGCAACGTACCCAAACTCATCCAGGGGCTGAACGACCAGGCCTTTCAGGACTTTGAGTTGCTTATGGTGACAGGCGAAAAACCAAGTAGCCGCGCGCGCAATCTCGGCGTCCAATCCGCCCAAGGGGAAATTGTGGTCTTCTTTGATGATGATGTTACACTGGGTGATGATAAAGTAGTTGAAAACCTGATTACCCCACTTGTAAAACAATCCTCAATCACCAATCGCCAATCGCCAATCGGAATAACCGGCGCTTCCACATTGATTCCGCCGGATGCCAATAGATTCCAAAGACAGTGCACAGAGGAATTTAGCAGATTTCAGTTCCCGGTGGTTTCGGAAATAGTTGAGACCGATATGGCGCATCAGGCCGGATTAGCCATAAAGAAAAATGTTTATATAAAGATCGGGCAGGAAAACGAAGACCTGTTTTTCGGAACAGATCCCGACTTGCGATACCGCGTCAGGCAAGCCGGCTACAAGGTGGTGGTTGTTCCACACACCTGGGTTTATCATCCGCCGCCTTTAAACATAAGAGAATTGCTAAAGGGAGTATTTCAAAGAGGCAAAAATGCCGCTTATGTTTTCTGGCATTATCCGCATTTGGTTTATGAAACACCGGCCGGCGAGGTAAAGAATTTCATACCGAAAAGAACTCTCTTATATCGGACCATTAGGTTTGTTATCCAAAATATCGACGCCTTTATTAATCTAAGGCTTATCTTCCTGTCCGCAAGAATCACTTATGGCCTGGGTTATATTATCGGCCTGGCAAAGCAGTTGACGAGGGGGGAATTCTTCCCCCAACGCCCAGCCGGCGAAGCGTCTAAACAACAGATACAGGATTAA
- a CDS encoding thiolase family protein: MDKKYIVPPQVKGLKDKVNGYGAKYDGIVFLAGKRTPFGRFMGSFANVGAVELGVIASRAAIAQAGIKPEQIESVVFANVAASSGDAFFFPRHIGLYSGAPISAPCHLVQRICSSSFETIAQSAEQIYFGKADFVLTGGAENLTQVPVASFGGRMGFPLGRPNFVDYLWEAFLDTSCDCPMGLTAENLAKKYKITKQESDEFAILSQQRSGIAIKNGYLKDEITPVTNCKLEAHNLKPRTVKLPRGVESINADEHPKPDTKLEKIVGLPPVYNKDGVQTAANSCGIVDGAAALVLSSAQKAAQMNLKPLGRLVATSASGVEPHIMGIGPVPSCKLALEAAGLKLSDIDLVEINEAFAAQYIAVEKELGLDRNKTNIDGGAIAYGHPYGATGARLTMTLLYKLRRLGKRYGMASACIGGGQGMAVIVEAFPE, translated from the coding sequence ATGGACAAGAAATACATCGTTCCGCCGCAGGTCAAAGGATTAAAAGACAAAGTTAACGGCTACGGCGCTAAGTATGATGGCATTGTATTCCTGGCCGGCAAGCGCACGCCATTCGGCCGGTTTATGGGTTCGTTCGCTAATGTCGGGGCAGTGGAATTAGGCGTGATTGCCTCGCGGGCGGCTATTGCTCAGGCCGGTATCAAGCCGGAGCAGATTGAGTCGGTGGTATTTGCCAATGTAGCGGCTTCCAGCGGTGATGCCTTTTTCTTCCCGCGTCATATCGGGCTTTACAGCGGCGCGCCCATCAGCGCGCCTTGCCATTTGGTTCAGCGCATCTGCTCCAGCAGTTTCGAGACCATTGCCCAGTCAGCCGAACAGATATATTTTGGCAAGGCGGATTTCGTCCTGACCGGCGGAGCCGAGAATCTGACCCAGGTTCCGGTGGCTTCATTCGGCGGCCGGATGGGCTTCCCGTTGGGCCGGCCTAATTTCGTGGATTATCTCTGGGAGGCGTTTCTGGATACCTCCTGTGATTGCCCGATGGGCCTGACGGCCGAAAACCTGGCCAAGAAATACAAGATTACCAAGCAGGAATCGGATGAATTTGCCATACTGTCACAGCAGAGGTCAGGTATTGCTATAAAGAACGGGTATCTCAAGGACGAAATAACGCCGGTAACTAACTGCAAATTAGAAGCGCACAATCTCAAGCCGCGCACGGTTAAATTACCCCGAGGTGTGGAATCAATTAATGCCGATGAGCATCCAAAGCCAGATACCAAATTAGAAAAAATAGTAGGTTTACCACCGGTTTACAACAAGGATGGGGTGCAGACCGCGGCTAATTCCTGCGGTATCGTGGATGGCGCGGCCGCGCTGGTTCTGTCATCAGCCCAAAAGGCAGCCCAGATGAATCTCAAACCACTGGGACGGCTGGTGGCGACTTCCGCTTCGGGCGTTGAGCCGCATATTATGGGCATCGGTCCGGTCCCGTCCTGCAAACTGGCGCTGGAGGCGGCCGGGTTAAAACTCAGCGATATAGATTTAGTGGAGATTAACGAAGCCTTTGCCGCGCAATACATTGCCGTGGAAAAGGAATTAGGCCTGGACCGGAACAAGACCAATATAGATGGCGGGGCGATTGCCTATGGGCATCCTTATGGCGCGACCGGCGCCCGGCTGACCATGACGTTGTTATATAAACTCAGACGGCTGGGCAAGCGCTACGGCATGGCTTCGGCCTGTATCGGCGGCGGGCAGGGAATGGCCGTGATTGTGGAAGCGTTCCCGGAATAA